The genomic stretch GTATTCGTCGTGTTCGGATTGTCGTAGGCAATGAAAGCGCCGCCAAAAGCCGTGGCGTTGGCGCCGTTGTAATTGACCGTCGCAAAGGTCTGGCCGAGATTTGTGATCGTCGCCGTAGACCCCGTCGACGAAAAAGCGTTGATCGAAGGTCTCTCTCCCGTCGAAAGAAGAGGAAGTTTCGTGATGTCCGCTTCTGTCTTCGTCGGATCAGGACCGATTTCTTTCGTTACATCAAAATCGCCCCACTGGAGGGTTAATTGGGAATTACTTTCCTGTCCCAGCACCACAAGCGACATCGTAACGATGTCCGCGGCGTTCACTTCGTCAAATTGCGAAGGCAAAACCTTCCAGCGTTGGCCGAAGCCCAGGATATTCGTGAGCTTCACGGAATCCACGTTCCCCTGCGAATCGGTGACTTCCATGACCACGTCCGTGATATTGGCGCCGGCGCTATCCAATTGAAAAATCAAACCATTCGGATACAGCGTATTCAGATTGATGGATTCGATGCTAAGCGTCGACGGATTATCGTAATTGACAAACATGCCGCCGAAAGAGTTGCCGTTGACGCCGTTGTAGGTCAGGCGCGCCAAAGTCTCGGAAAACATCTGGAGATTCGCCGTGCTGCCGTCGCCGCTGGCAAAAGCGGAAAGCGTCGGCCTGGCGCCGGTGCTCGTCAGCGGAAGTTTCGTAATATCTTGCGGCTGGGAATTGGGATCGGGCGGAACGTTTGGCGTAAACGCAAAATTTCCCCAATCCAAAGTCAGCTTCGCGTTGGTTTTCTGGCCGAGGATCACGAGCGAAATAATGGAAATCTTGGTGCGGTCGACTTCGTCAAACTGTGTTGGAAGAATTTTCCAGCGCTGTCCAAACCCAAGAATATTGGTGAGCTGGACGGAATCCACCTTGCCCGTGGCATCGGTCACTTCCAAAATAACATCGCTGATTCCCGTGCCGGGGCTGTCCAGCTGCAGGACAAGTCCGTTCGGAAAAAGCGTATTGAAGTTGACTCCCTCGACCGTACCGGTGCCGGGATTGTCATAGTTGATGTAAAGACCGCCGAAAGAGTTGGAGCCCGTGCCGTTATAGGTGACGCGGGAAAGCGTTTCAGAAAAAGTTTCGAGTGTGGAGGTGCTGCCGTCGGAGCTCGCGAACGTATTGAGCACCGGGCGCTTGCCCTGGCTATTTAAAGGAAGCTTCGTGATGTCCTGCGGCTGTGAGTTCGGATCTGGCGGAATCGGAGGCGTAAAGGCAAAATCGCCCCAGTCGAGCGTTAGCTGCGCATTGGACTTTTGCCCGTGAATCACGAGCGAAATGACGGAAATTTTAGTGCGGTCGACGTCATCAAACTGTGATGCCAGGATTTTCCAGCGCTGGCCGAAGCCCAGGATGTTCGTAAGCTTTACGGAATCGACATTGCCCAGGGAATCGCTGACTTCGAGCTCGATCTCGTTAATCCCGGTTCCCGGGCTGTCCAACTGGAAGATGATCCCATTCGGAAATGTCGTATTAAGATTGATGGTTTCGATGGCGCCCGTGGAAGAATCATCATAATTAATGAAGGCTCCGCCAAACGCGTCACCATTAATACCATTGTAAGTAATGCGGGAAAGGGTCTGGGAAAACTGCTGGAGCGTCGCAGTTGAACCGCCGCTCGCAAAAGTCGTAAGCGCCGGATGCTTGCCCTGGCTATTTAAAGGAAGCTTCGTAATGTCCTGCGGCTGCGAATTCGGATCGGGCGGGATCGAAGGAGTAAAAGCGAAATTACCCCATTTAACTTTGATGGCCTGATTGTTAGCCTGCCCTTTGACGACCAGGGAGAAAATTACGGCCTTGGTCGGATCAATCTTCTCGAATTGATTCGGCCGAGCGACCCAGCGCCGGGCCGTCCCATCGATGCTGACGAAATTCACGAAGTCGCGGTTGCCGTTAACGTCGGTGATTTCCAAATTAACCGAAGTAAGAGAGCCTCCGCTATTGTCCATCTCGAGGATTATTCCGTTCGGGAAAAGAGTGTTCAAATTGACGGTTTCAACGGTCCCGGTCGAAGGAAGGTCGTAGCTGAAGTACGCGCCGCCGAAAGAACCCGCGCCCGTTCCATTGTACTGGAGCGTCAAATCCTTAGACGAAGTGAGGACAACGTTAGCGGAAGAACCGTCACTGCTGGCAAACGTATTGAGAATGGGTTTGGTCGCGTCCGCTTTCGCAGGCACAGGGGTCACGTCATTGGTCGTTTTCGTGGGATCGGGCGCGAGGTTCGGCGTAAAGCTCATGCCGCCCGTCGTAATATCGAAATAACCCGTGCCCGGATGCGTGGGCTGCGTTTCGCCGATGAAAATAATTTCTTTGATCGCATTAAAATTAATGCCGGCCAATTCGGATTTGAGAATGGTGTAATCCTGGGGCGTCGAAGTGACGGCAATGACTTTGGAAGCCGAATTGTTGTTCGTGTCTTTGAATTCGATCTTGATCGTCGTAAAGCAGGAAGCGCTGCAGCAAAAACCGTCGCAGCGCGGATTCGTGCTCATGCGCCAGGTAAATTCCGTAAAACCGCTCAAATTCTGGGGGCCGTATTCGGAAGCGCCGAAATTTAAAACCGCGCCCTGGAAACCGCCGTTGGAAACGTCAAAATCAAAACGAAAATTGGAGGTTGATTGCGGCTGGTTGTTCCACTGCGACATGAACGGAGCTCCGCCGCCGTTGAAAAATCCAAGGACCGGAAATCCGGGAAAAACCGTCGGGCCCTGGGAGACGAGAGGCTCGGCATATTTTTTATCGAAATCGCGTTCGTTGTATTCGTCGACCGCCTTGATAAATTCGCTCAGGAGATTGCGCGTATCTTTCGTGGACTGGTCCGGCGAATAATACTTCTGGAACTGGCTGACAAGATAATCAAAACCAAAAGGCTCTTTTTCGTTCAGGACCGATTTGCCGTCGTACTGATAGGCAAATTCATTTCCCTTGGCATCGATGCCATAACTATAAAAAAGAATATCGCCTCCGAATTGTGCGGCAGCCTGGATGTCCTCTAATCCCGGCTTCGGATCCTGTCCGAGCGGATGGTTATGGGCAATCATCGCCACGCGGCCTTCGGCGGCCGCCTTCTTAAGCATGTCTTTGGCGGCTGGATTAAGGAGCACTTCGCCTTGCCTGCCGGTCGTCAGAATGACGGCTTCGCCATCGACCACAAGAATCGCGTGCTCGACGTTCAAGTTCGCCGCGGTCCTGAGATCACGGGCTTCGGGTGCTTTTGCAAGAATGTTTGCCGCAGCATAATCAGTCGTGACATCGCTCAGCGCTTCCTCCATGTCGATGCGCTGACCGTAGTCCCGATATTCCGTGTTCCCTTCACGCGCCGTCTTTTCCGGATACAGAAGAAGATCGCGGGAGAGAAAATCTTCCGTGGTTTCCTTATAATTAGCGCTGCTTTCAGGCTTGGAAGGCGCCGCGGAATCCGCGGTTTTGGTGGCTATGTTCTGCTGAGCCGTGAGATCATCGAGAGGTGTAGCAGCATAAACGGGCACAATCAGTTGCTGTGCGAAGAAAATGAAGGAAAGCGCGGCGGAAAGATATCTCTTCGATACTATATGAAGATGCCACCTTTGGAAGGGTTTACATCTCATATGATCTCCTGGATTACAAGGTTTTAAAATCCTTAAGATAAGCAGTTAAAAGAATTAGCCTGAAAGCGACAAAAGTATAACACTTAATTTTTTTTAAGTCAAACAACCTAAATTGATACGATTTAGGCAGTTACAACATATTTTCAAGAATATAATAACACACAACGCCTTTCTTGCCGTCGGGAGAAACCTGAAAAGAGCCCGGGATAGCGCTGGTAAAAAGAGGTTTCTTCTGTGGTAGAAACCCCGAGCGAGTCGGGAGAAGACTGAAAGAATATGCCCGGAGCCAGACTTGAACTGGCACGGGAGTTTAAATTCCCGACGGATTTTAAGTCCGTTGCGTCTGCCGATTCCGCCATCCGGGCATAAAAATGGAGGCGCGGGGCGGAATTGAACCGCCGTATATCGGTTTTGCAGACCGATGCATTACCACTTTGCTACCGCGCCGTTGAGAGCATGCGAAATGGAGGAAAAAACGGGGATCCAGACTCCCCGCTCGAAGCGTGCTTGCGCGCGCCGTGTTACCCGAGCGTTAACGGAGATACTGTAATTCCTCGCCGGTATTCGGATCAAATTTGTACCGGTCCGGAAACGTCTGGCCAGTCCGGGGATTATATTTGGTATGCATTTCCTGCGTGGCCTGAGCAGGCGCAGCTTGCTGTTGCATCGGTTGCTGCTGAGCACCATAAGGCTGGGGCGCGTACTGGCCTTGATACTGCTGCTGCATCATTTCCTGCCGCAATTCCCTTTTGGTCGCTTCTTTCTGGCGACGCGCAGTTTCACCTAAGAGGGCTCCACTCAATGCGCCCGCGCCAGCTCCGATTGCGGTCCCGACGCCGGCATGTCCCGTCTGGCTGCCGATAATGGCTCCTAAACCTGCGCCCAAGCCGCTGCCTAACAAGGCCCCGCTTTCGCGCTCTGTGACTCCGCCCGACTCCGAGGCACAACCAGCAAAAACAAAAAGGACCATCAGGATCGCAAAATGACTCTTAATCTTTCTCATGGAATGACTACCCTCCTAGTTCACATTTGAAGACGTTTCGGGCAACATTATATTCACTTTTGGATATTCAGGTATGACTTTTTTGCCTTGGCTTCGACCCATTCTATAAGGGCCTTGGCGATATGCGATTTAGGCTGTTTCCTATAGGTTTGGATCTGTCCGCCGGGAGAAAGGAACGCCGTATTGATCCGGCGGTCTCCGAACGGGATATGCGTTTTCGAATAATAATTTGCTACGATCCCATCGAGGTGTTTCCGCTTCAGTTTGGACCGCGCGTTACGGAGCCAATCTTCGGTCTCCAGGCAAAAGCCGATGACGATGCGGCCGCCTTTACGGCGCGCCAAGCCAGCCACGATATCGGGCGTCTGGACCAGCCGCACCTGCCTCATCTTCGTCCTGCGGATTTTATGCGCCTTCTTTTGCGGAAAGGTGAAATCGCATACGGCCGCGACCATGACCAAAACGTCGTGCCGGGGAAATGCCGTTTCGCATTTCTTTTTGAGCTCCGCCGCGCTGGTAATTGAAATAAACCGGGCACCGCGCGGCGCGGGCAATGCGGTAGGGCCGCTGATCAACGTAACATGGTGGCCTTTTTTCTGCGCCGCGCTGGCGAGAGCGTACCCCATCTCACCCGTGGAAACGTTGGAAAGAAAACGAACCGGATCGAGCATCTCTCTCGTGGGGCCGGCCGTGATGAGAACTTTCAAGGAAGAAGGTTTTATTTTTTGCCTGCGCATCGGGCGACGACTTCCAGAATCGCTTTCGTATCGGAAATATGGCCCATCGCGGTTCTGCCGCAAACAAGGTCGCCCTGGATGGGATCGACGATTTCATACCCCACTTCCCGCAAAGTCGCCAAATTCTTCTGCGTGAGGGTATGATA from Verrucomicrobiia bacterium encodes the following:
- a CDS encoding phosphopantothenoylcysteine decarboxylase, with protein sequence MKVLITAGPTREMLDPVRFLSNVSTGEMGYALASAAQKKGHHVTLISGPTALPAPRGARFISITSAAELKKKCETAFPRHDVLVMVAAVCDFTFPQKKAHKIRRTKMRQVRLVQTPDIVAGLARRKGGRIVIGFCLETEDWLRNARSKLKRKHLDGIVANYYSKTHIPFGDRRINTAFLSPGGQIQTYRKQPKSHIAKALIEWVEAKAKKSYLNIQK
- a CDS encoding glycine zipper domain-containing protein, which encodes MRKIKSHFAILMVLFVFAGCASESGGVTERESGALLGSGLGAGLGAIIGSQTGHAGVGTAIGAGAGALSGALLGETARRQKEATKRELRQEMMQQQYQGQYAPQPYGAQQQPMQQQAAPAQATQEMHTKYNPRTGQTFPDRYKFDPNTGEELQYLR